In Romboutsia lituseburensis, a genomic segment contains:
- a CDS encoding ankyrin repeat domain-containing protein, which produces MEKDNSLLYACYINDMDLIKERIIDVKPAQLKKSTIETGTPLHAAAKNGNIEAIDLLLSAGANMEQGNFLKNSALLACIEEKKLDVARYLIEKGANVNKKGCQNRNALSQLILHAWDKNFAEFLVEHGCLVSATSVDKLSTLQDAAETNNCDAISFLLENGVEPIHMSKSLCWAIIYNASDAIRCLIECGADLDKMYESCKGVEKSIYHDTLVLDNRGDRRETIKILVGAGVDFKSVPARAITTLILEKTKLSPYDYAREHLSKHPEKTFIANNLKLIDSLY; this is translated from the coding sequence ATGGAAAAGGATAACTCTTTGTTGTATGCATGCTACATAAATGATATGGATTTGATTAAAGAGCGAATAATTGATGTAAAACCAGCTCAATTAAAAAAGAGTACTATAGAAACAGGTACACCTTTGCATGCTGCTGCTAAAAATGGAAATATAGAGGCAATTGATCTTTTATTATCAGCTGGTGCGAATATGGAACAAGGAAATTTTCTAAAAAACAGCGCATTACTTGCTTGTATAGAAGAAAAAAAATTGGATGTTGCAAGATATTTAATTGAAAAAGGTGCTAATGTTAATAAAAAAGGATGCCAAAATAGGAATGCACTAAGCCAATTGATATTACATGCTTGGGACAAAAATTTTGCAGAATTTTTAGTGGAGCATGGATGTTTAGTTAGTGCAACTTCAGTAGATAAATTATCAACATTGCAGGATGCAGCAGAGACTAATAACTGTGACGCAATATCGTTTTTATTAGAAAATGGTGTAGAGCCAATACATATGAGTAAATCACTTTGTTGGGCAATTATTTATAATGCTTCTGATGCAATACGTTGCCTAATAGAGTGTGGAGCTGATTTAGATAAGATGTACGAAAGTTGTAAGGGCGTTGAGAAGTCAATTTATCATGATACATTAGTGCTTGATAATCGTGGTGATAGAAGAGAAACAATAAAAATTCTTGTTGGTGCTGGAGTTGACTTTAAGTCTGTACCTGCTAGAGCAATAACTACTCTTATTCTTGAAAAAACAAAACTAAGTCCTTATGACTATGCACGGGAGCACCTTTCTAAACATCCTGAAAAGACATTTATTGCAAACAACTTGAAATTGATTGATTCTCTTTATTAG
- a CDS encoding ankyrin repeat domain-containing protein, with protein MGENIFKNIENIKSNLEDIDKKDSRGRTPLINSIVQRKPIDIIESIIMGGANLELKDKLGDTALKKAIKFKRVDVVELLIKHGVNIQSENIENSPWFFARKNKKIADILLETKGSIRLTLSSDEENILEELLYNEDIDDICSKIENLDSSEILHAFILDFNYDDEWLPVVTVLNNDNCKEITAIEIIELLTDGDTSHLKIIDEKIFNLISIKYSDLILRLKTNMHL; from the coding sequence ATGGGAGAAAATATTTTTAAAAATATAGAAAATATAAAATCTAATTTAGAAGATATAGATAAAAAAGATAGTAGAGGAAGAACTCCACTTATAAATTCAATAGTTCAAAGAAAGCCAATAGATATTATAGAGTCTATAATAATGGGGGGAGCTAATTTAGAGTTAAAAGATAAATTAGGAGATACTGCACTTAAAAAAGCTATAAAGTTTAAAAGGGTAGATGTAGTAGAATTACTAATTAAACATGGAGTTAATATCCAAAGCGAAAATATAGAAAATTCTCCATGGTTTTTTGCTCGAAAAAATAAAAAAATAGCAGATATATTATTAGAGACAAAAGGATCTATAAGATTAACATTAAGTTCAGATGAAGAAAATATATTAGAAGAGCTTTTATATAATGAGGATATAGATGATATATGTTCAAAAATAGAAAATTTAGATTCATCAGAGATATTACATGCATTTATATTAGATTTTAATTATGATGATGAGTGGTTACCTGTAGTAACGGTTTTAAATAATGACAACTGCAAAGAAATAACAGCAATAGAAATAATAGAATTATTAACAGATGGAGATACATCACATCTAAAGATTATTGATGAAAAAATATTTAATTTAATTAGTATTAAATATTCAGATTTAATACTAAGATTAAAAACTAATATGCACTTATAA
- a CDS encoding SMI1/KNR4 family protein yields MSYSKLIKSLELLKETLHSSNSKVMLSVDALATKDEIEETERKLRKQLPNSLKKFFSTVSKDISFFIDLDETLLKEIQKNKKFFNTGLFELNISLSGIIDAQDSIENWVNECFSNPEDDYDKIWHNKLGLMCIGNGDVIALDLLSDKDEPNVVYLSHDDAEEHGWILGLNFESYIINYVGIACSGLESWGTAPFITDPKIGIDMMCDNAIAFRQLLGLPEEYIHKK; encoded by the coding sequence ATGAGCTACAGTAAACTAATAAAATCATTGGAACTACTTAAAGAAACACTTCATTCATCAAATAGCAAAGTTATGCTTAGTGTAGATGCTCTAGCAACAAAAGATGAAATTGAAGAAACAGAGCGTAAATTAAGAAAGCAACTTCCAAATAGTCTAAAGAAATTTTTCTCTACTGTATCTAAGGATATAAGTTTCTTTATAGATCTTGATGAAACATTACTTAAAGAAATCCAAAAAAATAAGAAATTCTTTAACACTGGATTGTTTGAATTAAACATAAGTTTATCTGGCATCATTGATGCACAGGATAGTATAGAAAACTGGGTTAATGAATGTTTTTCTAATCCAGAAGATGATTACGATAAAATTTGGCACAACAAATTAGGGTTGATGTGTATTGGTAATGGGGATGTAATAGCACTTGATTTATTAAGTGATAAAGATGAGCCAAATGTTGTTTATCTAAGTCATGATGATGCAGAAGAACACGGATGGATATTGGGTCTAAATTTTGAAAGTTATATCATAAACTATGTTGGAATTGCTTGTAGTGGCTTAGAATCCTGGGGAACAGCTCCATTCATAACAGATCCTAAAATAGGAATTGATATGATGTGTGATAATGCGATTGCTTTTAGGCAATTGTTAGGTTTGCCAGAAGAATATATACATAAAAAATAG
- a CDS encoding prolyl-tRNA synthetase associated domain-containing protein: MESYEKVKEKLEELNIDFEIVEHPPVLTTEEADSYIEGIDGVRTKSLFLTNKKKTVYYLLIMDGQKRLDMNKFGNITGTNHIKFCSTNGLMDKIGLFPGAVSIFGLLNNVEKDVQVYFDKEILLEDRMSFHPNDNTKTIFISTDDMLKFIESIGFKYEAIEL, translated from the coding sequence ATGGAATCTTATGAAAAGGTTAAAGAGAAACTAGAAGAATTAAATATTGATTTTGAAATTGTAGAACATCCTCCTGTATTGACTACAGAAGAAGCTGATTCATACATTGAGGGAATAGATGGAGTTAGAACAAAATCATTGTTCTTAACAAATAAAAAGAAAACAGTATATTACTTACTTATTATGGATGGGCAGAAACGCTTAGACATGAATAAGTTTGGAAATATAACAGGAACAAATCATATTAAGTTTTGCTCAACTAACGGTTTGATGGACAAAATAGGACTGTTTCCAGGAGCTGTATCTATATTTGGATTGCTAAATAATGTAGAAAAAGATGTTCAAGTTTACTTTGATAAAGAAATTCTTTTGGAAGATAGAATGAGTTTTCATCCTAATGATAATACAAAAACAATTTTTATATCTACAGACGATATGCTTAAATTTATAGAATCTATTGGATTTAAATATGAGGCTATAGAATTATAA
- a CDS encoding cupin domain-containing protein: protein MYSAEYFIKNLNLEKHVEGGYFKQTFASSENITSNDLRTKFEGERILWTSIYFLLMDGEVSNFHRLKSDEMWYYHAGSPLTVYMISPEGVLTTHELGLNVENGEVPQVLVPKNYIFGSAMNHEGFSLVGCMVSPGFEFRDFELFKRDYLLDLYPQHEEVIVKLTRD, encoded by the coding sequence ATGTATTCAGCAGAATATTTCATAAAAAATTTAAACTTAGAAAAACATGTAGAAGGTGGATATTTTAAGCAAACTTTCGCTTCAAGTGAAAATATTACATCAAATGATTTAAGAACAAAATTTGAAGGGGAAAGAATCCTTTGGACTAGTATTTATTTTTTACTTATGGATGGTGAAGTATCTAACTTCCATAGACTAAAATCTGATGAAATGTGGTATTATCATGCAGGTTCTCCTTTAACAGTTTATATGATAAGCCCAGAAGGTGTGCTTACTACTCATGAACTTGGATTAAACGTTGAAAATGGTGAGGTTCCACAAGTTTTAGTTCCTAAGAACTATATCTTTGGTTCTGCTATGAATCATGAAGGTTTCTCATTAGTTGGATGTATGGTTTCTCCAGGATTTGAATTTAGAGATTTTGAATTATTCAAAAGAGATTATTTACTAGATTTATATCCTCAACACGAAGAAGTTATAGTTAAATTAACTAGAGATTAA
- the nhaC gene encoding Na+/H+ antiporter NhaC yields the protein MKTEPKLKRKATVVEALIPLLFLIGVLAYSLVKLDADPHIPLILGAFVAGLIGIFRLGFTWKELEEGVLDTIRMAMQAVLILMVVGTLIGTWILSGTVPSMIYWGLKIISPAIFLPATTLICAIVSLATGSSWTTAGTVGIALIGIGQGLGMPLPLVAGAIISGAYFGDKMSPLSDTTNLAPAMAGTTLFEHIKHMIYTTGPALIIALVLYGIIGMRYAGKELDISQIEVMRSALEGGFNTLSPILLIPPVVVILMVVCKMPAIPGLLVGSLLGAIFAAAFQGADLGSIIGAAHYGYVSETGVVAVDELLSRGGLDSMMWTVSLILCALTLGGILEKTGMLEALANALLKFSKGTFGLVLATIVSCIGVNLATGEQYLSLVLPGRMYKNEYRKRGLHPKNLSRALEDSGTLLSPLIPWNTCGAYMWVTLGVHPFAYLPFAFLNLINPLVSLFYAATGITMEKLPPEEMKVVEQEIKEGVL from the coding sequence TTGAAAACAGAACCAAAGCTCAAAAGAAAGGCAACCGTAGTAGAAGCCTTAATACCATTATTATTTTTAATTGGAGTACTAGCATATTCATTAGTTAAGTTAGACGCTGATCCACATATACCACTTATATTAGGTGCTTTTGTAGCAGGACTTATAGGAATATTTAGATTAGGATTTACATGGAAAGAGTTAGAAGAGGGAGTTTTAGACACTATAAGAATGGCTATGCAAGCAGTTCTTATCTTAATGGTAGTTGGAACGCTAATAGGAACTTGGATATTAAGTGGTACAGTACCATCTATGATTTATTGGGGACTAAAAATAATATCACCAGCAATATTTTTACCAGCAACAACATTAATTTGTGCAATAGTTTCACTTGCAACAGGTTCATCTTGGACTACAGCAGGAACTGTAGGTATAGCTCTTATTGGTATAGGTCAAGGTCTTGGAATGCCACTACCACTTGTAGCAGGGGCTATAATCTCAGGTGCATACTTTGGAGATAAAATGTCTCCACTTTCAGACACTACAAATCTAGCACCAGCAATGGCAGGAACAACTTTATTTGAACATATAAAACATATGATATATACAACAGGACCAGCACTTATAATAGCACTTGTATTATATGGAATAATAGGAATGAGATATGCAGGTAAAGAATTAGATATAAGTCAGATAGAAGTTATGAGAAGTGCTTTGGAAGGCGGATTTAATACTTTATCACCTATCTTATTAATACCACCAGTAGTGGTTATATTAATGGTTGTATGTAAAATGCCAGCAATACCAGGACTTTTAGTAGGTTCATTGTTAGGTGCTATATTTGCAGCAGCATTCCAAGGTGCTGATTTAGGATCAATAATAGGTGCAGCTCATTATGGATATGTATCTGAAACTGGGGTTGTAGCAGTTGATGAACTACTAAGTCGTGGAGGACTTGATAGTATGATGTGGACTGTATCACTTATATTATGTGCACTTACTTTAGGTGGAATACTTGAGAAAACAGGAATGCTAGAAGCTCTTGCAAATGCACTACTTAAATTCTCTAAAGGTACTTTTGGTCTAGTTCTTGCAACTATAGTTTCTTGTATAGGAGTAAACTTAGCAACAGGTGAACAATACTTATCACTTGTTTTACCAGGAAGAATGTATAAAAATGAATATAGAAAAAGAGGATTACATCCTAAAAACTTATCTAGAGCACTAGAAGATAGTGGGACACTTTTATCTCCACTTATTCCATGGAACACATGTGGTGCTTATATGTGGGTAACTCTTGGAGTACATCCTTTTGCATATTTACCATTTGCATTTTTAAATTTAATAAACCCATTAGTTTCTTTATTCTATGCAGCAACAGGTATAACAATGGAAAAATTACCTCCAGAAGAAATGAAAGTTGTAGAACAAGAAATAAAAGAGGGCGTTCTATAA
- a CDS encoding L-erythro-3,5-diaminohexanoate dehydrogenase codes for MKGCKYGTHRVINENVLPQPAIKVNNDMNIYDNEVLINVSALNIDSASFTQIEEECNHDVEKIKSKILEIVNEKGKMQNPVTGSGGMLIGTIEEIGSELVDKIDLKVGDKVATLVSLSLTPLRIDEIIDIKPDIDRVEIKGKAVLFESGIYAKLPKDMEENLALAALDVAGAPAQTQKLVKEGDSVLVLGAAGKSGMLCCYEARKKAGRKGKVIGLVIDDNQAQCLIENKLVDVAIIGDAKNPNDVLQKVLRVNKGKEVDLCINCVNVTNTEMSSILPVKDNGCVYFFSMATAFTKAALGAEGVGKDVTMIIGNGYTKGHAEVTINALKESENLRKIFKNLYV; via the coding sequence ATGAAAGGATGCAAGTATGGAACTCACAGAGTTATAAACGAAAATGTATTACCACAACCCGCTATAAAAGTAAATAATGACATGAACATTTATGATAATGAAGTATTAATAAATGTAAGTGCTTTAAATATAGATTCTGCTAGTTTTACTCAAATAGAAGAAGAGTGTAATCATGATGTAGAAAAAATAAAATCAAAAATATTAGAAATAGTTAATGAAAAAGGCAAGATGCAAAATCCTGTGACAGGATCAGGTGGAATGTTAATAGGAACTATAGAAGAAATCGGAAGTGAATTAGTAGATAAAATAGACTTAAAAGTTGGGGATAAAGTAGCTACATTAGTATCACTATCATTAACACCTCTAAGAATAGATGAAATAATAGATATAAAACCTGACATAGATAGAGTAGAGATAAAAGGAAAAGCAGTACTATTTGAAAGTGGAATATATGCAAAATTACCAAAAGATATGGAAGAAAACCTTGCATTAGCAGCATTAGATGTTGCAGGTGCTCCAGCTCAAACTCAAAAGCTAGTAAAAGAAGGAGACAGTGTACTTGTATTAGGCGCTGCAGGAAAATCAGGAATGCTATGTTGCTATGAAGCTAGAAAAAAAGCTGGTAGAAAAGGTAAAGTAATTGGATTAGTTATAGATGACAATCAAGCCCAATGTTTAATAGAAAATAAGCTTGTTGATGTAGCAATAATTGGAGATGCTAAAAATCCTAATGATGTGTTACAAAAGGTTTTAAGAGTTAATAAAGGCAAAGAAGTAGATTTATGTATAAACTGCGTAAATGTTACTAATACAGAAATGTCATCAATACTTCCTGTTAAAGATAATGGATGTGTATATTTCTTCTCAATGGCGACTGCATTTACAAAAGCAGCCCTTGGCGCTGAGGGTGTAGGAAAAGATGTAACTATGATAATTGGTAACGGATATACTAAAGGCCATGCTGAAGTTACTATAAATGCACTCAAAGAAAGCGAGAATTTGAGAAAAATATTTAAAAATTTATATGTATAG
- a CDS encoding 3-oxoacid CoA-transferase subunit B codes for MKPKEIIARRVARELKDNQLVNLGIGLPTMTSNYIDSDIKVTFQSENGMVGMGKVANEEEIDLNVTNAGGQFVTINEDGAFFDSSMSFGLIRGGHVDVTVLGALEVDQYGNLANWIVPGKMVPGMGGAMDLVVGAKKVIVAMLHTVKGKSKILKNCTLPLTAKGVVDMIVTELAVMEVTKEGLVVREISKDITVDELKSMTEAELIIPNNLAYMAV; via the coding sequence ATGAAACCAAAAGAAATTATAGCAAGAAGAGTTGCAAGGGAGCTTAAAGATAATCAGTTGGTAAATCTGGGTATAGGTTTACCAACAATGACTTCTAATTATATAGATTCAGATATAAAAGTAACTTTTCAATCTGAAAATGGTATGGTTGGAATGGGGAAAGTTGCAAATGAAGAAGAAATAGATTTGAATGTCACTAATGCTGGTGGTCAATTTGTAACTATAAATGAAGATGGAGCTTTCTTTGATAGTTCAATGTCATTTGGCCTTATAAGGGGAGGTCATGTGGATGTTACAGTTCTTGGAGCATTAGAAGTGGACCAGTATGGTAACTTAGCAAACTGGATAGTTCCTGGAAAAATGGTACCAGGAATGGGTGGTGCTATGGATTTAGTTGTTGGAGCTAAAAAAGTCATAGTAGCTATGCTTCATACAGTAAAAGGAAAATCAAAGATACTAAAAAATTGTACACTTCCACTAACTGCAAAGGGAGTTGTGGACATGATAGTAACTGAACTTGCAGTAATGGAAGTAACAAAAGAAGGATTGGTAGTAAGAGAAATAAGTAAAGATATAACTGTTGATGAGTTAAAGTCAATGACAGAGGCTGAACTTATAATACCGAATAATTTAGCTTATATGGCAGTATAA
- a CDS encoding 3-oxoacid CoA-transferase subunit A gives MSKVVSVEKIKELFKDNMTIMIGGFLACGTSETLIDALVESGAKNLTIIGNDTSFVDKGIGKLIVNNQVKKVIASHIGTNPETGRLMSEGKLDVELSPQGTLIERVRAGGFGLGGILTETGVGTLVEKGKEKIIVNGVEYLLELPIRADIALVKGSVVDAFGNTRYKGTTKNFNPMIAMASDLVIVEAETLVEAGSLNKDMIMTPGVLVDYIVMEEK, from the coding sequence ATGAGTAAAGTTGTATCAGTTGAAAAAATAAAGGAACTTTTCAAAGATAACATGACCATTATGATAGGTGGATTTTTAGCTTGTGGAACATCAGAAACCTTAATTGATGCTCTTGTAGAAAGCGGGGCTAAAAATTTAACCATAATAGGGAATGACACTTCATTTGTAGATAAAGGTATAGGAAAATTAATAGTTAATAATCAAGTCAAAAAGGTTATAGCATCTCATATAGGAACAAACCCAGAAACAGGAAGACTTATGAGTGAAGGTAAGCTAGATGTAGAATTATCTCCACAAGGAACATTAATAGAAAGAGTTAGAGCTGGGGGATTTGGATTAGGAGGCATACTTACTGAAACAGGAGTAGGAACTTTAGTAGAAAAAGGAAAAGAAAAAATAATAGTTAATGGTGTTGAATATTTATTAGAACTACCAATTAGAGCAGATATAGCGCTTGTTAAAGGAAGTGTTGTAGATGCATTTGGAAATACAAGATATAAAGGAACTACTAAAAACTTCAACCCTATGATAGCTATGGCTAGTGATTTAGTAATAGTAGAAGCAGAGACATTAGTAGAAGCAGGAAGTTTAAATAAAGACATGATAATGACTCCTGGTGTATTAGTAGATTACATAGTGATGGAGGAGAAATAA
- a CDS encoding hotdog domain-containing protein: MKAMIRVRMGSNDAHYGGNLVDGAKMLQLFGDVATELLIKHDGDEGLFKAYDNIEFLAPVYAGDYIEAVGEIVGFGNTSRKMVFEARKVIIPLPDINDSAAEFLAEPIVVCKASGTCVVPKDKQRR, from the coding sequence ATGAAAGCGATGATAAGAGTTAGAATGGGAAGTAATGATGCTCACTATGGTGGGAATTTAGTTGATGGAGCAAAGATGCTTCAATTGTTTGGAGATGTAGCAACAGAGCTTTTAATAAAACATGATGGAGATGAAGGATTATTTAAGGCTTATGATAATATAGAATTTTTAGCTCCAGTATATGCAGGTGATTATATAGAGGCTGTTGGTGAGATAGTAGGGTTTGGAAACACTTCTAGAAAAATGGTATTTGAAGCTAGAAAAGTAATAATACCTCTTCCTGATATAAATGATTCAGCGGCTGAATTTTTAGCTGAACCTATAGTTGTTTGCAAAGCCAGTGGAACTTGTGTAGTACCTAAAGACAAACAAAGAAGATAA
- a CDS encoding electron transfer flavoprotein subunit alpha/FixB family protein, whose product MSVMVFIEQRDSEIQKVSLELLGKGRELSRKLSDKLTAVLLGNNVKNLCDEIVAYGADEVICVDDKNLEMYTTNNYAKALCEVIENKKPEIVLIGATTIGRDLAPRVSATLKTGLTADCTSLEIDDETKGLLMTRPAFGGNIMATIVCPDHRPQMSTVRPGVMQKLPKDNSKTGIIEHFNVKFEDDKSVEVLKYVKENVKKVNIEDANILISAGRGIGSKENMNKLYELADLLGAEVSASRAVVDSGWVDKARQVGQTGKTVRPDLYIACGISGAIQHLAGMEESEFIIAINKNNEAPIFEVADVGIVGDVNKVVRNLIDEFKNK is encoded by the coding sequence ATGAGTGTAATGGTTTTTATAGAACAAAGAGACAGCGAAATTCAAAAGGTTTCTTTGGAATTATTAGGAAAAGGGAGAGAGTTATCTAGAAAATTATCTGATAAGTTAACGGCTGTTTTGTTAGGAAATAATGTGAAGAATTTGTGCGACGAAATAGTAGCTTATGGTGCGGATGAAGTTATTTGTGTAGATGATAAAAACTTAGAAATGTATACAACTAACAACTATGCTAAAGCTCTTTGTGAAGTAATAGAAAATAAAAAACCGGAAATAGTTTTAATAGGTGCAACAACAATAGGTAGAGACTTAGCTCCAAGAGTTAGTGCTACTTTAAAAACAGGGCTTACAGCAGACTGTACATCACTTGAAATAGATGATGAAACTAAGGGTCTTCTTATGACTAGACCTGCATTTGGTGGAAATATAATGGCAACAATTGTATGCCCAGATCACAGACCACAAATGAGTACAGTAAGACCAGGGGTAATGCAAAAACTACCAAAAGACAACTCAAAAACAGGAATAATAGAACATTTCAATGTTAAGTTTGAAGATGATAAGAGTGTTGAAGTATTAAAATATGTAAAAGAAAATGTAAAGAAAGTTAATATAGAAGATGCAAACATACTAATATCAGCAGGTCGTGGTATAGGTTCTAAAGAAAACATGAATAAGTTGTATGAACTTGCAGATTTATTAGGTGCAGAGGTAAGTGCTTCTCGTGCTGTTGTTGATAGTGGATGGGTAGATAAAGCTCGTCAAGTAGGTCAAACAGGAAAAACAGTAAGACCAGACCTTTATATAGCTTGTGGTATATCAGGGGCAATACAACATTTAGCAGGCATGGAAGAATCAGAGTTTATAATTGCTATAAATAAAAACAATGAAGCTCCAATATTTGAAGTAGCTGATGTTGGAATAGTTGGAGATGTAAATAAAGTAGTTAGAAATTTAATAGATGAATTTAAAAACAAATAA
- a CDS encoding electron transfer flavoprotein subunit beta/FixA family protein: MNILVCIKQVPDTTEVKLDPKTGTLIRDGVPSIINPDDKAGLEEALNIKDRTDANVTVLTMGPPQAKNALREALAMGADKAILLTDRAFAGADTLATSSTLAGAIKKLDYDLIIAGRQAIDGDTAQVGPQIAKHLDIPSITYVEKLEIQDDSVVVNRAFEDGYQVIKAKMPLLITTLKEMNIPRHMRVSGIYECFDESKIETWNLNDIDVNLEEIGLKGSPTKVKKSFTKAVKPAGKLYEVDEKQGASIIMDSLYEKFIITK; this comes from the coding sequence ATGAATATTTTAGTTTGTATTAAACAAGTTCCGGATACAACAGAAGTTAAATTAGATCCAAAAACAGGTACATTAATAAGAGATGGAGTTCCAAGTATTATAAATCCAGATGATAAAGCAGGGCTAGAAGAAGCTTTAAATATAAAAGATAGAACCGATGCAAATGTTACAGTGTTGACAATGGGACCGCCTCAAGCTAAAAATGCTTTAAGAGAAGCATTAGCTATGGGAGCTGATAAAGCAATATTACTTACAGATAGAGCTTTTGCAGGTGCAGATACATTAGCAACATCAAGTACTTTAGCTGGAGCTATTAAAAAATTAGATTATGATTTAATAATAGCTGGAAGACAGGCAATAGATGGAGATACAGCTCAAGTTGGACCTCAAATTGCAAAACATCTTGATATACCTTCAATAACTTATGTAGAAAAATTAGAAATACAAGATGATTCAGTTGTTGTAAATAGAGCCTTTGAAGATGGATATCAAGTTATAAAAGCTAAAATGCCACTTCTTATAACTACTTTAAAAGAAATGAACATTCCAAGACACATGAGAGTATCTGGAATTTATGAATGTTTTGACGAAAGTAAAATAGAAACATGGAATTTAAATGATATAGACGTAAATTTAGAAGAGATCGGATTAAAAGGTTCTCCTACTAAAGTAAAAAAATCATTTACTAAAGCTGTTAAACCTGCTGGAAAACTTTATGAAGTAGATGAAAAACAAGGGGCATCTATAATAATGGATTCTCTTTATGAAAAATTCATAATAACTAAGTAG
- a CDS encoding acyl-CoA dehydrogenase, translated as MDKYELLKQMYREFTISEVAPIAHEIDEQEKFPFETVDKMAECGMLGIPFPKKYGGEGGDYFGYTLAVEELSKACGTTGVILSAHTSLGASPIYEFGTEEQKQKFLVPLAKGEKLGAFGLTEPNAGTDASAQQTTAVEDGDYYILNGSKIFITNAGVADIYIVMAMTDKSKGTRGITAFIVEKDTPGFSIGKKEKKLGIRGSSTCELVFENCKIPKENLLGKVGQGFKIAMKTLDGGRIGIAAQALGIAQGALDKTVEYVKERKQFGRSISAFQNTQFELANMKTKIEAARLLVYKAANKKDEGKPFSVEAAMAKLYAAEVAMEVTTKAVQLHGGYGYTREYDVERMMRDAKITEIYEGTSEVQRMVISADLLR; from the coding sequence ATGGATAAATATGAATTATTAAAACAAATGTATAGAGAGTTTACGATAAGTGAAGTAGCTCCTATTGCACATGAAATAGATGAACAAGAAAAATTTCCATTTGAAACAGTAGATAAAATGGCTGAGTGCGGTATGCTAGGTATACCTTTCCCTAAAAAATATGGTGGGGAAGGCGGAGATTATTTTGGATACACTTTAGCAGTTGAAGAGTTATCTAAAGCTTGTGGTACTACTGGGGTAATATTATCAGCTCATACTTCGTTAGGTGCTTCTCCTATATATGAATTTGGAACAGAAGAACAAAAACAAAAATTCTTAGTACCACTTGCTAAGGGTGAAAAGTTAGGTGCTTTTGGACTTACAGAACCTAATGCAGGTACTGATGCTTCAGCGCAACAAACTACAGCAGTAGAAGATGGAGATTACTACATATTAAATGGAAGTAAGATCTTTATAACTAATGCAGGTGTTGCAGATATATATATAGTTATGGCAATGACAGATAAATCAAAAGGAACACGTGGTATAACAGCATTTATAGTTGAAAAAGATACTCCTGGATTTAGCATAGGTAAAAAAGAGAAGAAATTAGGAATAAGAGGTTCTTCAACATGTGAACTTGTATTTGAAAATTGCAAAATTCCTAAGGAAAACTTATTAGGTAAAGTAGGTCAAGGATTTAAAATAGCAATGAAAACACTAGATGGAGGACGTATAGGAATAGCTGCTCAAGCTTTAGGAATAGCTCAAGGAGCGTTAGATAAAACAGTTGAGTATGTAAAAGAAAGAAAACAGTTTGGAAGAAGTATATCAGCTTTCCAAAATACTCAATTTGAACTTGCAAATATGAAAACTAAGATAGAAGCTGCAAGACTTTTAGTATATAAAGCAGCTAATAAAAAAGATGAAGGTAAGCCTTTTAGCGTAGAAGCAGCAATGGCTAAATTATATGCAGCAGAAGTTGCTATGGAAGTTACTACAAAAGCAGTTCAACTTCATGGTGGATATGGATACACTCGTGAATATGATGTAGAGAGAATGATGAGAGATGCTAAAATAACTGAAATCTATGAAGGAACAAGCGAAGTGCAAAGAATGGTTATAAGTGCAGATTTATTAAGATAG